One Jannaschia sp. GRR-S6-38 genomic window carries:
- a CDS encoding MFS transporter, whose amino-acid sequence MSALSHTGFRAYFLAAVPLVQALWAQRVTLGWLAWEISGSAPFVGLIAALGLAPMLVSGPVFGVLVDRADIRRALMWTSGTMAALLALAAALAGGPGLGKVGLAVLALAIGVVTSAHHPVRMSLGPRLVPRAEVPSVVALSALNFNLARLVAPVLTGLAIASFGAVTTLWVSAALYLPMLVAIRWMDPRDLPAGRAHEGIATAIAGALRYIAATPVARQALVLTAAMAVLVRGYLELLPVMAEGVHARGAEGLGLLTAAAGGGALLAALGKTAGAGRGTGIAPSARAALVGGIAALAALGWSESWAAALGWTAVLGFASTFCGISFQAAVQQDLPDDLRGRVMSLWVVVGIGAVALGSGMLGWLAGPFGLPAVLAAAGLAGAALSLPLALPSRRRAAT is encoded by the coding sequence ATGAGCGCGCTCTCCCATACCGGCTTCCGGGCCTATTTCCTCGCGGCCGTACCGCTGGTGCAGGCGCTCTGGGCGCAGCGCGTCACGCTGGGCTGGCTCGCCTGGGAGATCTCGGGCTCGGCGCCCTTCGTCGGGTTGATCGCGGCGCTGGGGCTGGCGCCGATGCTGGTCTCGGGCCCGGTTTTCGGCGTGCTGGTCGATCGCGCCGATATCCGCCGCGCGCTGATGTGGACCAGCGGGACGATGGCCGCGCTCTTGGCGCTGGCCGCCGCGCTGGCGGGCGGGCCGGGGCTGGGCAAGGTCGGTCTGGCGGTGTTGGCGCTGGCGATCGGGGTGGTGACCTCGGCGCATCACCCGGTGCGCATGTCGCTGGGGCCCCGCCTGGTCCCCCGGGCCGAGGTGCCGTCCGTGGTTGCGCTCTCGGCGCTGAACTTCAACCTCGCGCGGCTGGTCGCGCCGGTCCTGACCGGGCTCGCCATCGCGAGCTTCGGCGCGGTGACGACGCTGTGGGTCTCGGCGGCGCTGTACCTGCCGATGCTGGTGGCGATCCGCTGGATGGATCCGCGCGACTTGCCGGCGGGACGGGCGCACGAAGGGATCGCGACGGCCATCGCGGGCGCGCTCCGCTATATCGCGGCGACGCCGGTGGCGCGCCAGGCGCTGGTGCTGACGGCCGCGATGGCGGTACTGGTTCGCGGCTACCTGGAGCTTCTGCCGGTGATGGCCGAGGGCGTGCATGCCCGCGGGGCCGAGGGGCTGGGCCTGCTGACCGCGGCGGCGGGGGGCGGCGCGCTGCTGGCGGCGCTGGGCAAGACCGCGGGGGCTGGGCGCGGCACGGGGATCGCGCCGTCGGCGCGCGCGGCGCTGGTGGGCGGCATCGCCGCGCTGGCCGCGCTGGGCTGGTCGGAGAGCTGGGCCGCCGCGCTGGGCTGGACCGCCGTGCTGGGCTTCGCCTCGACCTTCTGCGGCATCAGCTTCCAGGCGGCGGTGCAGCAGGACCTGCCGGACGATCTGCGCGGACGGGTCATGTCGCTCTGGGTCGTGGTCGGGATCGGCGCGGTGGCCCTGGGCTCGGGCATGCTGGGCTGGCTGGCCGGGCCCTTCGGTCTGCCGGCCGTCCTGGCCGCCGCGGGCCTCGCCGGCGCGGCGCTGTCGCTGCCGCTGGCCTTGCCATCCCGCCGCCGGGCCGCCACGTAA